The genomic DNA TCGTCCTGTGGCTGGGACGCGCCCGCGGGCAACGAACCAAGTCGGCGCGCGGTGTGCTGCTGCCAGACCCCTCCGCCCGGGGTGTACGGCGTACCCGCAGCTGGCACGCAGCCACCGGCGTGTGGATCGCCGTCGGCCTACTCGCCCTCAGCGCCACCGGCCTGACCTGGTCCCACTACGCCGGCGACCGGTTCGGGCAACTGCTGGATGCGGCCAAGGGGCACGCCCCCGAGCTGGTCACCTCACTGCCCGGCGGAGCCGAAGCGACCGAGGGCGAGCACGCAGGGCATGCGGGACACGGCACGGGCCAGGGCGCGGTGTCGACGGACCCCGCCGACTTTGATGCGGTCCTGGAGGTGGCCCGCGACGCCGGACTGGGCGGCCGGGTCGAGCTGACGCCGCCCACGGACGACGCGAGCGCCTGGACCGTGGCCCAGGACGACGACCTGTGGCCGGTCCACTACGACCAAGTCGCCGTCGACGCCACCAAGGGCGAGGTCACCTCGGAGAGCAGGTGGGCCGACTATCCGGCCCTGGCCAAGCTCAGCAAGCTCGGCGTCCAGGCCCACATGGGCCTGCTGTTCGGCATCGTCAACCAGATCCTGCTGGCGCTGATCGCGATCGGCCTGATTTGCGTCATCGTGTGGGGCTACCGGATGTGGTGGCAGCGCCGACCCATGCGTGACGACCGCACTGCGGCACTCGGCAAGGCCCCTGCACGAGGTACGTGGCGGCAGCTGCCCCTGCCGGTGCTGATCATCGGCATCCCGGCCGTCGCCGCACTCGGCTGGGCCCTGCCCCTGCTGGGCATCAGCCTGCTCGCATTTCTCTTCTACGACATAGTGATCGGCCTCTACCTGCGGCCCCCGAGGGCCTGACGGTGCAGCGGAAGACGAAATGTGAGTAACCGGAGGTTGCCTGCTTGCCGGGGGCGGTGCCCATGCTGTCGGGGCATCTCTCCCGGTTGGCGGCGAACAGGAAACGGGGCTCACGGTGCGCACGTGTGCCTGGCTGAGCCAGCGCTGTTGCATGAGTACCGGGTTCCCTATGGTCCCGCCCGGCTACCTCACTGGCACCAGGGCAGCCGGGTTTCTGGCTTCGGCTGCGCGAACCCAAGGAGAGGGAGCGTGCCATGACGACCACTAATGTCAGTGCGCTGCAGTCGGTGGCGACGTTCTGCGGGAATTGCAACTGCGGCTGCCCGCAGTTGTTCGTGGATCCTGCTGCGCCTGTCGACCGGCGGATTGTACTGACCGATGATTTCGGCCAGCGCGTGCAGATGAGTGCCGATCAGTTTGCGTCGCTCATCGAAGAGGCGAGGGCAGGCAAGCTGGACGGTGTGGCCACGGCGTGACCAATGCTGCAGGCGCGCGGTCAGGCTTCGGGCCTGGTCGCGGGCGCCTGTCTCACCACGGCCGCCAGTCCGGCACGACGAACTGGCCGTGGGCACCGCAGTGCGCGGCACCGGCCTCAATGCCCGGCTCCTTGACACGATCACCGAGGATCGGTCCGACGGCCGCTGCTGGCTGCTGACACCGGCCCGCGCCCGGTCCGCCGTCCTCTTCTACGAACGGGCCGGCTGGACCGCGGCCACCCACCCCACCCCCTCCGGAGCCGAACACGCGGCCTTCCTCGGCCCGCGGCACCCGGCCCGCGCCCTCGCCCCTCGTCCCCTGTGACCCGTCCGACCGTGGAGCGCCACCGCATGCGTACTGCAATATCCGAACCCGCGCTCTGGACCGCGGAGGCGTGCGAGCGAGGCGACCTGGGTGAAGCTCGGGAGTCCGACGGCCTTCTTCTGGCGAACCGGGATGCTCTGCTGGCGCGGGACGAGGCAGCGTTGGATAAGCGCGAGATTCCGCGGCCGTACTGAGCTGGTGGGCGCCGCCAGCTTGGGAAGCTGAGGTGATCCAGGGCTGATTCGCCCGCTGAGCTGGTGAAACGAGGAACCACGGCCCGCGTGGGCGCTCGCGGCGGAACCCTGCTTCGCCCGTTTGATGAGGTCCATCCCTGAGGCTGGTTGTCGTGCAAACCTAGGCTGGCCGCGGTGCTGAGCAGCGCGGGGGAAGCGTGACCGTACCGGGCTTGTGCTCGAACTTGTCCATCACGAGCCACTCGTCCAACTCAGGGTCGTAGAGATTCTGGACTCCGAATTGCAGCACCTGCCAGAACGTACCCCGATCCTTCTGATCGACGTAGATGTCGCCCAGCGCAAGGGGGAACCGCAGGAAATTCCCCGGAGGCCGCTTAGGCAGCACGACACCGACCCTCCAGTGGTTCACGTGCCGGTCCGGGTGCTGCTGGAGGATCTCCGGCCCGACGAACCGTGCGCCTCGGAGTACCTGGTTCAGCTGGTCGAGGTCGAAGCCCGGGATCCGCGAGCACGGATGTTCGGTCAGGCCGGGCCACTTGTAGGTCAGCGTGTATAGGCTGCCGTGGTAGATCAGGTTGGTGAACCAGATCGGGTACTGCGGGCCGCCCGCGATCATCTGGCTGTCGCCGTTTCTCCCCTCCCAGGTGAACGGGACCGTGACGCCCAGGTCCCGGACGATCCACTTGCCCTTCCCGCGAAAGTCTCGAGGAAGGTGAGGCGGACGCGGCGTGGGCGAGCTGGGCCGTTGCTCCGCCACGGGCGCGAACGACTGCGCGACCCCGGTCTGCGTTCCGGTACGGGTCGGCGGCAGCATCGCCGTGACAAGAGCGATCATTCCGGCAAGAGCCGCCGACGTTGCCGCCCGACGTGTGAGTGTCCAGCCCATGGTCTCCCTTTACTGTCGCGTCAGTCGCCGTCGTGGCGCGGGGTTGGAACACAGAGATACACCCGGTCACTGTTCCCGGGCGCAAGACCGCACCAAGTGGGACATTCTCTATCAGACGGCAAGGGGGTTGACGCTTAGGCGAGCCGCACGCCCCGACTCGGCCAGGCGGGGGCGCGCCATTGTGAGGGACAGCATCGCCCATTCGTGTCAGGTCCGCAGTTGCGCCTGGTCCTTCTCTATCGCTGCGTAGCCGGGCACGGATGGCCACCGAACAGTCAGTACCACCGACTCTTCCTCCGCGAACCATGAGTGATCGACTCCGCGCCCCCACACGACGTAATCACCCTGCTCCTCCAGAAGGACGCTGCGGCCGGGCAGTTCGACGCGGAACCGGCCGCTGATGAGAACCAGGAGAGCCGTGCGTTCCTCGCCCCTCACCCACTGCGATCGCTCATCGGCACGGGGGTGAACGCCCCATTTGATCTCCAGGGCCTCGCTGTGGCGCGGGTCGCCAACGTCCTTGAAGTGCCCGAGAAGCCATCCTCGGTCCAGTGCCGCATCCTTGCCCGCGTTGCCCACGTACACGCTGTCATTCACGTGGCCGCACGCTAGCAGCCGCTCTTGTACTCGCAGTCAGCGCTTTCGATACACCTAGCACGAGTTCGCCACTCCGGAACCTTCGTTCGTACCGGGCAGATGGATCACCAGGGCATCTCACCGTGACGGTCACGGAAGGTTCCGGTCGGTCCGTCCGCCCCGATGGTGGCGAGTTCGACGATCGCGTCGGTCCCCTCGGTCACTGTCTGCGGGCCGCTGTGCCCGTTGAAGTCGGTGGCGGTGTAGCCCGGGTCGGCCGCGTTCACTTTCACGTCCGGCCAGGACTTCGCGTATTGCGTGGTCAGCATGGTCACGGCAGCCTTCGACGCGGTGTAGAGCGGCGCGATGGCCCGGCCCTCGACGCGCCCGGGGTCGTGGGTCGCCGCGAACGACCCCATGCCGCTGGAAACATTGACGATGACCGGGTTCGCGGACTTGCGCAGCAGGGGCAGGAATGCGTGCGTCACCCGGACGATCCCCACAACGTTGACGTCGAACACCTCGCTGGCGTCAGCGGCTGTGATCTGGTTGGCGGGGTTGTGTGTCCCGAGGACGCCGGCGTTATTGATCAGGACGTCGATGCCGCCCTCGCGCGCCCCGACGTCGGCGGCGGCCGCAGCCACCGACGCGTCATCCGTCACATCGATCTGGATAAAACGCGCACCGAGTGTTTCCGCGGCCGCCTGGCCGCGCTCTGGATCACGAGCGCCGATGAGGACGGTGTGACCGGCCTCGATCAAGCGGCGGGCGGTCTCATACCCGAGGGACTTGTTGGCTCCTGTGATGAATGTTGTTGTCATGCGTTCACTCTCAAACCGTGACGAGAGGACAACCAGTACCCTCGGCGACGGTAGGACGGCCAGTACCAGGCACATCGGCTGTCCGCCGGACACAATGGTCGAGTGGACGAGACCCTTGGCACGGCATTGCGCCGCTGGCGCGACCGGCTTTCCCCCCTCGACGTCGGGCGGCCTGCGCGGCCCGGACGACGTGCGGTGGGTTTGCGACGCGAGGAGCTGGCCGAGCTCGCAGGGCTGTCGGTCGACTATGTGGTGCGGCTGGAGCAGGGGCGCGCCACGAGTCCTTCGGCGCAGGTCGTCGCGAGCCTGGCCAGGGCGCTGCAGCTGCAGCCCATGGAGCGCGATTACGCCTACCGGCTGGCCGGCCTCCTTCCTCCCCAGGAGGGGACGATCTCTACGCACGTTCCAGCGGGGGTTCAACGGATGCTGGCTCGCCTCGGGGAGTTCCCCGTGGGCGTGTTCAGTGCCGACTGGACCTTGCTGTCCTGGACTCCCGCATGGGCAGTGCTGCTGGGCGACCCCAGCGCACGGACACACGTCGAGCGGAACCTGGCGCGGGCGGTCTTCGCCGCAGGGCCCAGAGGGCTCGCGGCCTGGCCCGTGCTCCAGGACGGCGACGCCCTGGGCCCCGCCCTCGTCGCCGATCTGCGCACGGCTCTCATCGACTACCCCCGTGACCGTGGCCTGAGCGACCTTGTCGAGGAACTGCGGTCCACCAGTGCGGAGTTCACCCGGCTGTGGGACGAGGGTGCGGTCGGTCCCCACGTCTCGGCTCGTAAGACCATCGTGCACCCTCAGGTCGGCGAGGTGACGTGCGACTGCGATGTGCTCACCGTCCCTGGCTGCGACGTCCGCCTCGTCGTGTACACGGTGGCAGCGGGTTCCGTCGATGCGGAGAAGCTGGAGTTCCTGCGGGTCACGAACGGCGCCCGCGCCGACGGCTCCTAGCCTCCGGTGCCCGGTCTGTTTTCCACGCCGTGACAGGATGGACGGCTGATCCCGCTGATCCCCAGGCGGGGTGGTCCGATGGGCCGGCGGCCGGAAAGGGCCGGGGGTAGCGGCGGGATGTACACGGCCAAGTGGTCGTCTGGCTCTACGGTGACGCCATCGGCGGCTCCTTCCGCAGCTCGTTGCCTGCCCTGGACCGCGCCGTCAATCGGTAATCGCCGAAACGTCAGGGGCGTCTGGTGAGTTGCCGGCATGACGGGGGAAGTCTGCGCGGTCAGCCCACCACGGTCACCAACCCCAGCGCCACGAACACAACTCCCACGATCCCGAACCAGATCCTCATACGGTCAGGACTCTTCCAGGGTGTCCCCCATCGGGTCCTCCGCGTAACCACCACGTCCGCCCAATCCCACACCCACAGGGCTACGTTGCGGTAATCGCAGGCCACCACTATCAATGCACTTCCAACGAGTAGTTCAAGCACCCCGCGAAAGATCAACGCCGTTCCCTTTCCCCTGTCCCAAACGGCTACCGTCGCCGTCGCGGCATTGTCGCAGTCGCCGCCACGGGAGACCCGCGCTCTTCAGACGTAGCCAGCGAGTGGCACGCGATCCGCGCGAGGGCGGATCTCCAAGACCCTGCACATCCTGCGCCTGGCCGACGAGCCCGGCTACCGGCGACAGATCAAGAGCCAAGCGAACCTCCAGGAGGGCCGCCGCTTCCCCCTCGCCCGGAAGATTTTCCATGGCCGGTCCCGGCAGCTCAGCGCTACCAGGACGGCATGGAAGACCGAATCGGGGCCTTGGGCCTGGTCCTAAACGCGTTGGTGCTGTTCAACACGCGGTACATGGACGCTGCGGTGAGCCAGCTGCGTGCGGACGGCTTCGACGTCCGTGACGAGGGCGTGGCCCGCCTCCCGCCCTTCGTGCGGCATCACGTCAACATGCTCGGCCGGTACTCCTTCCAGCTTCCCGACCTACCCGGCGGCCTACGTCCGCTGCGCGATCCGGACGCCACCGACGAGGAATAACCCGGTCCCGCGCCGCCGAATGGGAGGATCCTGGAGCTATGGCCAGGAGGTACGTCCGGCGGTGCGCATAACGAGATCTCCGGCAGAGCCTGGAATTCCCCAGCCCCGGTTACCAGAGCTGGGCGACATGTGCTCCGCAGGTGGCCGCAAGCGGGGTGGAGCGGTTCTTCGGGCAGATGTAGCCCGTCAGGGCTGCCGGGTCGATGGTTTGCTCGTGCATTGCGCGTTCTGCTCTGGTCCGGTTGTGGCGGACCAGCTGGCGAGCAGCTTCAGGCCGTCCTCAGCGGCGGTTTCGGGGGGCGCGCTGTAGACGACCACGCTCAGGCCGCTTTCGTCCGGAAGGCTCACGGTCTCCTGATCGAGTTCGAGGTCGCCGACGAGCGGATGGTTGAGGCGCTTGGTGCTCTCGCGGAAGACATGCACGTCGTGGGATCCCCACATCACGCGGAAGGTGTCGCTGCGGGTGGACAGTTCACCGATCAGGTTCGACAGTTCCCGGTCGTAGGGACTCTTCCCCGCCTCGACGCGCAGCGCGCCCACGGCGAAGCGGGTCATGCGCTCCCAGTCGGTGTAGAACCGCCTGGCTGCTGGATTGAAGAACGCGAACCGGGCGACGTTCGCCCCGCAGGTCGGGTCGGCGTACATCTCCGAGTACAGGGCCCGGCCCAGTGGGTTGGCGGCCAGCGTGTCGAGGCGGTTGTTCATCACGTATGCCGGCATCCCCGGCATGCCTTCGACGATCCGCGCCACGCTCGGCCTCACCGTCGGCCGGACCTCCCGCTGCCGTGCCCGCGCCACCGGCGCCGGCCCGGCAGCGCGGGCGAGGTCGTACAGGTACATGCGCTCGGTGGCATCCAGCCGCAGGGCGCGGGCCAAGGCGTCCAGCACGCTGTCGGAGACACCTTGGAGGTTGCCGCGCTCCAGGCGCGTGTAGTACTCGACGCTCACCCCGGCGAGCGTGGCGACCTCTCCCCTGCGCAGTCCGGGCACCCGCCGCTGACCGTAGGTCGGCAGGCCCGCCTGCTCGGGGGTGATCTTGTCGCGTCGGGAGCGGAGGAAAGCGCTGACTGCGTCCCGGTTGTCCATGACGACAGGGTAGGCAGGCCACGCGAGCGGTGGGGGACCCTGCCAGTACCCCTCACAGCAGAAACTCCCCCGTCACGACCTTCTGCCGTTGCATGGTGCGTGCCCCAATCCTCTGGGGCCCGACCGGTGCGAGGACGCATGTGCTCCCCGGGCCGGCCGACCTTTCCAGTACCGGAACAAAGCTGAAGGGCACGCAAGATGAGCAACCAGATGAAGACGCTGGCGGAGAGCCCCGCGCAGGTCGTGCGAGGGCTGTATGACGCGCTGAGCAAGGGCGACGTGCCGGGTGTCCTGGCCAAGCTCGCCCCCGAGGTGATCGTCGACGAGCCGACCCAGCTCCCCTACGGCGGCGTGCACCAAGGCCGCGAGGTGTTCGTGCAGTCGATCCTGGGCGCGATGATGGGCTACGCCAACGTCGCCCTCACCGATGCCGAGGTGGTTGAAGGCCCGGCCGGCGTCATCGGAAGGCTCACCGGAACGCTCACGGCCCACACCACCGGTGAGGAGTTCCCGCTGACCATGGTCGAGATCCACCAGGTCGAGGACGGCACGGTGCGCAAGATCGACGTCTACACCAAGAACCCCCACGAGCTCGCCGCGTTCTACGCGCGCGCCGAGGCGGGCACCCGCTGACGACGGCACCTCGACAAGATTCCGGCCGAGTTGCCTCACGGCAGCGCGAGCAACTCGGCCGACTCATCCCCAGCCCAGGCCCAGGCCGTCGCATCGATGACCCCTGTCCGCATCAACGACATCGCGACCAGTCACGCGCACCACACAGCGAAGGAAAATCATGACCACCACCCGGTCGTGGCTCGTAGCGGTTGACCTCGCGCAGCTGCTCGCCGGTCGGTGGATCGAGGTCCCGGAGCCGTTTGAGTCCTCGCCTCACCAGGATGCGGTGGGCGGTCGCCGGCGCGACGGTGATGCCGTGCAGCCGCTGTAGGTCGGCGGCGAGTCGCGCGGGGCCGTGCTTGGTCTGCCGCCGCAATGCCTCCACCAGGTCAGCGGTGTCCTCGGGGGTGCGGGCGGGGCTGATGGCGAGGCAAGAGGAGTGGTCGAGCAGTCCGTTCTCGCCGTGCGCGGGCCGGCGGGCGTCCCAGTTGGCCAGGCAGCGGCGGGAGATCCCGGCTTCCGCAGCGACGTGCGCGATCGGACGTCCGGCGTCGATCCGCAGACACGAGCGCAGACGTCCTTCGGGGGTCAGCGGTGCGTTCCGATGTCCCCTGCCGGTGGCGCTCCTGGACTCGGCAGCCGCGTTCACCGGGAGCCCTGGGATCTCAGGGCTCCCGCGTGAGCTGTGTGTGGCGTCATCGTGCGAACTTTTCGATGGCCGCTGGGGTGACGGGGGTGAAGAAGTTGACGAGGTTGCCGTCGGGGTCGCGGAACAGCAGCGACCGGTTGCCCCAGGGCATCGTGGTGGGCTCGGTGACGAAGTCGGTGACGAAGCCGGTCAGGTTCAGGTGCACGCGGTCCACGTCGTCGACGAGGAACTCGGTGATCACGCTGTGGTTGTCCGCCGGGCGGGCAGAGCCCGGGGCGAACAGCGGGACGGTGCGGGTGCCGGCGATCGCGAGGGTGGCGCCCGCGGTCTTGAGTTCGGCGAAGTCCTCGGTGGCCCATGTCACCGCCGCCCCTGTGGCTCGCTCGTAGAACTCGACGAGGCGCGCTACGTCGCTGGTGATGATGCGGATCGAGACGAAGTCCATGGGAATCTCCTTGGCTGTGCTGGAGGCGTGCACGTCGCAGGCTAGGAGAAATAGTGGACAGAATCGGTCCTGTATTCGCGTTAGGCTGCGAACATGCCTCGTCCAACCGCCCGCGTGCTGACCCTCCTGGAGCTGCTGCAGTCGGGCGGCACCCGGACTGTGGCCGAACTCGCCGACCGGCTCGGCGTCGAAGGTCGCACCGTGCGGCGGTACGTGAACCAGCTGATCGACCTGGACGTGCCCGTGGAATCGGTGCGCGGCCGCTACGGCGGGTACCGGCTCGCCCCCGGGTACCGCTTGCCTCCCCTCATGCTCAGCGACGACGAGGCGCTGGCCGTGCTGCTCGGCCTGGTCGCCGGCCGCCGAGCGGGGTTGACGACGACGGAGCACACGGCAAGCGAGACGGCATCGGCCAAGATCCGGCGGGTGCTGCCCAAGCACATCGCCCATCGGCTCGACACACTCCTGGAAGCTCTCGCCTTCACGGACCAGCCTGGCGAGTTCGACGCCGCGGACGCCGAGGTCCTGCTCACCATCGCCGATGCGGTGCGCCACCGCCGACCGGTCTCGATCCGCTACACCGACGGCGACGGACGGCGCAGCGAACGCACGCTGCACGCGTACGGGATCGTCGCCCATGCGGGCCGGTGGTACGTCACGGGCAAGGACGCCCAGATCGGCGAGGACCGAACCTTCCGGCTCGATCGCATCGCAGACGCGCGGGCCCTACCTGGCTCATTCGAAGCGCCCGTGGGCCCCGCTCCAGCACAGCGCGTGCTGTCGGGGTTCGCCACGGCCGAGTACCGGCATGAGGTGATCTTGCGGATCCACGGGACCGTCGGGCAGATCCGCGCCCACCTTCCCGCCAGCGTCGCGAGCCTGGAGGAGCACGAGCCCGTGGCAGGCGAGGACCGGGCAACCGAGCGCTGGCTGCGCGTCCAGCTGCGGGTGGAGCGGCTCGACTGGTTGCCTCCGGTACTCGCCTCGCTCGACCGCCCGTTCGTCATCGAGCGCCCCGATGAACTGCGCGACCTCGTCACCGCGCTCGCCGATCGCCTCACGTCCTACGCCCGTCAAGCCTGACAGCGAAGAACCAGTGTCATGAGATGGAACAGTTGACCGCTGCTCAAAATGGTCGACAAACGCTGTCACTGAAGGGGCTCTGGCACAACTTCCGCCCCACGGGCGCGGGGACGACCACAGAGAACTGGTCGCCTGCCTTGCGCAGCAGGGAGCTACCCCCGCGGGCGCGGGAACGACGACGTGCTGAACCAGCACTCCATCATGTTCCAGGATCTACCCCCGCGCCTGCGGGGGTTGCTCCCGACCAAGTTCCTCGTCACCTGCCACACCGAGGTCGTCCCCGCGTCTGCGGGGGTTGTTCGACGCCTGGCCCCAGGGAGCACAGAGATTGCCGGCACGCGGACCTAAGGTTCCGGATGTGTACAAGCTCGAGGACGGCACCGTCATGCAGTGACGGAACGCGTCCAAGTCGGGCGGCGGGACAATCGACATCGCGCCTGGATCCGGCGGCAAGGTATTGAAGGTGCACCTTCCCCATGCATGAGATGACAGCCCTCAAAGACGTTCTTATCGAAGGTCTCGACGATTGGGTCCCAATCGATCAGCTGCTATGGGCCGCGGGCGAATATCCGGCAGGTCGCACACGGCAGGAGCGCCTCGTGGAGCTGCTGCGGTACGCGCTGTCGAGCGGTCTCATCGAGGTCGGCGAATTGATGGAAACGGGCTTTGTAGCATGGACTGGAGATGCAGATGAGCAGGTTCGCCGAGTAACTGCGGACCTGGACCGACTCGACTGGGCACCGCAGCTCGGTAGCTCAGTTTGGCTCTCCAATACCGCCAAGGGTGATGAGTTGGCCCGCCGGCAGAGCGGGTAACAGCAAATCGGTTCGGCCAATGTGGGGCCTGGCAATCTTTGGCCGGGCCACCTAAACCACGAAGCCTCCACCAATCCGAGCGCCATGAAGCGCTGGCTCGCCGAGGGCTACGAAACATCCAGTCCCGGCGGGACGTTCGACTCCGTCTCCGAGCGCTTCCTCGACCGGCACCTCTCGCCCTCCCAGAAGGCAGCCCTCCTGCGGGCGCTCAAGGACACACGGGGCATCCGATATCGGGGCAACGCCGAGGATCGCGCGGGCCGGGTCGGTGCCGCCTTCACCGTTGGATCACGATACGGAGGACTCCCCAAGGAACAGACCCTGCTGTTCGACCCGAGAAACGGGAACCTCCTCGCCTATGAGGAAGAAATCACCGACGACGGGGGCAAGTTGAACGTCAAGTCGCCCGCCGTCGTCCTCTGCATCACCTACCTATAACCCTCCGGTGCGGGGCTGCAAGGCCCCACCCCGACACGGCCCACAGACAACAGATCACACAAGGCTGATCCACCTCATG from Streptomyces sp. NBC_01707 includes the following:
- a CDS encoding PepSY-associated TM helix domain-containing protein, whose protein sequence is MSSTQEQAPRDDRDEAAVAVAEADAPAAPQTTSESGPVQPGRSWKGVRALLVRLHFYAGVFIAPFLLVAALTGLAYTFTPQLDQLVYGDQLSVAKVGDEPRPLAEQIAAAREAHPEGTLSSVITPPDPEDTTRVVLSLPELGEKQRTVFVDPYTTEVKGDLTTWFGSTPLTTWLDDLHRNLHLGETGRLYSELAASWLWVIVAGGLVLWLGRARGQRTKSARGVLLPDPSARGVRRTRSWHAATGVWIAVGLLALSATGLTWSHYAGDRFGQLLDAAKGHAPELVTSLPGGAEATEGEHAGHAGHGTGQGAVSTDPADFDAVLEVARDAGLGGRVELTPPTDDASAWTVAQDDDLWPVHYDQVAVDATKGEVTSESRWADYPALAKLSKLGVQAHMGLLFGIVNQILLALIAIGLICVIVWGYRMWWQRRPMRDDRTAALGKAPARGTWRQLPLPVLIIGIPAVAALGWALPLLGISLLAFLFYDIVIGLYLRPPRA
- a CDS encoding GNAT family N-acetyltransferase, producing the protein MGTAVRGTGLNARLLDTITEDRSDGRCWLLTPARARSAVLFYERAGWTAATHPTPSGAEHAAFLGPRHPARALAPRPL
- a CDS encoding SDR family NAD(P)-dependent oxidoreductase, with the translated sequence MTTTFITGANKSLGYETARRLIEAGHTVLIGARDPERGQAAAETLGARFIQIDVTDDASVAAAAADVGAREGGIDVLINNAGVLGTHNPANQITAADASEVFDVNVVGIVRVTHAFLPLLRKSANPVIVNVSSGMGSFAATHDPGRVEGRAIAPLYTASKAAVTMLTTQYAKSWPDVKVNAADPGYTATDFNGHSGPQTVTEGTDAIVELATIGADGPTGTFRDRHGEMPW
- a CDS encoding helix-turn-helix domain-containing protein; this encodes MDETLGTALRRWRDRLSPLDVGRPARPGRRAVGLRREELAELAGLSVDYVVRLEQGRATSPSAQVVASLARALQLQPMERDYAYRLAGLLPPQEGTISTHVPAGVQRMLARLGEFPVGVFSADWTLLSWTPAWAVLLGDPSARTHVERNLARAVFAAGPRGLAAWPVLQDGDALGPALVADLRTALIDYPRDRGLSDLVEELRSTSAEFTRLWDEGAVGPHVSARKTIVHPQVGEVTCDCDVLTVPGCDVRLVVYTVAAGSVDAEKLEFLRVTNGARADGS
- a CDS encoding helix-turn-helix transcriptional regulator → MDNRDAVSAFLRSRRDKITPEQAGLPTYGQRRVPGLRRGEVATLAGVSVEYYTRLERGNLQGVSDSVLDALARALRLDATERMYLYDLARAAGPAPVARARQREVRPTVRPSVARIVEGMPGMPAYVMNNRLDTLAANPLGRALYSEMYADPTCGANVARFAFFNPAARRFYTDWERMTRFAVGALRVEAGKSPYDRELSNLIGELSTRSDTFRVMWGSHDVHVFRESTKRLNHPLVGDLELDQETVSLPDESGLSVVVYSAPPETAAEDGLKLLASWSATTGPEQNAQCTSKPSTRQP
- a CDS encoding nuclear transport factor 2 family protein; amino-acid sequence: MSNQMKTLAESPAQVVRGLYDALSKGDVPGVLAKLAPEVIVDEPTQLPYGGVHQGREVFVQSILGAMMGYANVALTDAEVVEGPAGVIGRLTGTLTAHTTGEEFPLTMVEIHQVEDGTVRKIDVYTKNPHELAAFYARAEAGTR
- a CDS encoding helix-turn-helix domain-containing protein → MNAAAESRSATGRGHRNAPLTPEGRLRSCLRIDAGRPIAHVAAEAGISRRCLANWDARRPAHGENGLLDHSSCLAISPARTPEDTADLVEALRRQTKHGPARLAADLQRLHGITVAPATAHRILVRRGLKRLRDLDPPTGEQLREVNRYEPRPGGGHDFPSLCGARDWSRCR
- a CDS encoding VOC family protein; translation: MDFVSIRIITSDVARLVEFYERATGAAVTWATEDFAELKTAGATLAIAGTRTVPLFAPGSARPADNHSVITEFLVDDVDRVHLNLTGFVTDFVTEPTTMPWGNRSLLFRDPDGNLVNFFTPVTPAAIEKFAR
- a CDS encoding YafY family protein, which codes for MPRPTARVLTLLELLQSGGTRTVAELADRLGVEGRTVRRYVNQLIDLDVPVESVRGRYGGYRLAPGYRLPPLMLSDDEALAVLLGLVAGRRAGLTTTEHTASETASAKIRRVLPKHIAHRLDTLLEALAFTDQPGEFDAADAEVLLTIADAVRHRRPVSIRYTDGDGRRSERTLHAYGIVAHAGRWYVTGKDAQIGEDRTFRLDRIADARALPGSFEAPVGPAPAQRVLSGFATAEYRHEVILRIHGTVGQIRAHLPASVASLEEHEPVAGEDRATERWLRVQLRVERLDWLPPVLASLDRPFVIERPDELRDLVTALADRLTSYARQA